GTCCGACAGTTCCCCGATTTCATCCCGTGACCTGACCGGCACACGGTAACCAAGCTCGCCCCCGGCGATATGACGCACTCCGGAGATAAGGTTACGGACAGGACGGGTAATCTGCCGGGTAAGCACCAGTCCGACCAGTAAAGCTACCCCGGCGGCAATCAGACCGGCTTGCCACAGTGAGTCATTGACCCGGTCTAAAAAGTCCTCCTCGGCGCCGAGCATCATCGGCATCATGTGAGCGCCTGCTCCGCCCATGTGACCCATCCCCATCCCCTGCCTGCCTGATACCAGCAGGTACAGTTCACCCACCGCCTCTCCGGACGCGGTTATCACCACGCCACCGCTCAGACCGGTCTCCTGGATTTGTCTACCCAGCCATTGTCTATCAGTATCAGCCATAATCACCCCGGAACGGTCAGCCACCAGTATCCGTTCCCCGGCTGACCTCAGCGAGGTCGCCATGACCTCCTGAATATCTCCCCAGCCCTGTTCCCCTGCATAGAACTCCCCGAGGTTATCAGCAACCATCCGGGCATACATCAGGTTACCCTGCGAGACATACTGTTGAAATTCACGGGTAGTGCTGCGGTTGGTGAGGTACGCCATCAGTCCTACCGATACCACCACCATCAGCAGCAGAGCGACGCCCAGCTTCCAGCTCAGACTACGCACTTCGTTGCTCCTCCAGCTTATAACCGACCCCATATACGGTCTTGATATAACGAGGGTGCTCCGGGTCCGGCTCCAGCTTCTTGCGCAGGTTCTTGATATGGCTGTCGACGGTACGCTCATAGCCTTCATAAGCATCGCCCTTTACACCGTCCAGAAGCTGCATCCGGCTGTAAACCCGCCCCGGGCTTCCCGCCATCATCTTTAGCAGGTCAAACTCGATAGGGGTAAGCTCCACAGGCTGATCGGCGCGGCGCACCAGACGCCTGTCCACATCAACAGTGATGTCCCCAACCTGGAGAGCAGTACCGGAGACTACTTTGCCTTCGCTCCGGCGCAGTACCGCCCTGACACGGGAGATGACTTCCTTGGGGTCAAATGGCTTGGTGATGTAGTCATCGGCTCCAAGCTCCAGTCCAATGACCTTATCAGTAATATCGTCACGGGCGGTGAGCATGATAACCGGGACATCCGATTCGCGGCGCAGCTCACGGCAGACATCCCACCCCGAGACCTCGGGGAGCATCAGGTCAAGAATAATCAGGTCAGGCAGGTCACGGCGGGCGGATTCCAGGGCAGACTTACCATCATAGGCAGCCATGACTTTATAACCCTCTTTTTCCAGATAGGCTTTGACGATTTCAACTATCTTTTTCTCGTCATCAACGACCAGTATTTTTTTCACTATTCTACCCTGTCAAACTCCACCGAACATGATAATTTTAGCACCTTTAACCTTCCTGACAAAATGGGCTTGCCTTAAAAGTCATCGCCATGTCACCCTGAGCACGTTCGCTTCGCTCAGTATAAACTCCGCGAAGGGTCTCGGGGTGGCGTAAAGCCAACAAAACCAACGGGGGGAGAGTATTCTCCCCCCGTTCTCTGCCTGTGCTGTGGTCTAGTTAAATCTCAGTCCGCGGCCGTTCATCATACCGCCGTAGCCGGTGCCAGTTCCATTACCCCAGCCACCCATCATACCGCCGTAGCCAGTGCCGTTGTTCCAGCCACCCATCATGCCGTAACCGGTGCCCGTTCCATTACCCCAGCCGTGCATCATCCCGTAGCCCAAGCCGGTCCCGGCCGCGCCATAGCCGCAATGTCCGTTGACACCGGCAAAACCGCCGGCGGTGTTAACCGCCACGCGGATCCTCTGCTCCATTTGCTGGAGCATGAAGTTCGCCTGTTCCTGCGTGAGGACACCAGCTTCCACGCGGGACTGGACAGCTTCTCTTTGAGCAATCGTGATTGCCCCGACCAGTTCGTCCTCAGTCACTCCCTGGGCCGCAGCAATCTCAACCAGACTCTTCCCATCCTGAAGCTGCTGCCAGACCTCCTCGTGGGTCAGCCCCAGCAGGTCGGTGATTGCCTCGGAACAAAGCTCACCATGCCAGCCCTGACCGGGGTAACAACCTTCGGCATACGGCTCCACCTCTTCGGGAGCGTCAGCGAAAACCGTGCTGCCCAGGGTTAAAGCCAGCAGCGCGGCAACGCCGAGTCCGATTCCCAGTACCTTAAACCTCTTCTTCATCTTCTTGCCTCCTTTCTTTATTCTATTTTAGCCGGTCTATCCGGCTGCTATTATCATTTTGAGGCAAAATTATGGAGCAATTATGGAGGTCGGGTGTAAAAACCGTGTAATTTCTTGACAGGTCTTCCACGGGGTAAAGCATAGCACTGGTTCTGCATGGCAGAAGCGTGGTTCCCGGCGAGGATTACCGACTCGCCCCGAGCAACTCGAGCATGGAAGCTGTATCCGTGGCGGGTAGCTGGCACTGGTAGTTACGGCAGACATAGACGGTAGCCATGCCCTTAATGCCGGAATAGTTCCTGATGAACGGCACGATACTATCAATCCCGGCAGACTCCCCAATCGGGCGCAGCATTACCACCTTGTTGGGGATAAAGCTCCGGTTCAGCGCTCGGAGGATCTCCCCGGTATCATCTCCCTGTGGATCGCCGACAATAATCACTTCATAAGATGGTCCGGCGGCAAAGTCAACGGCAACCATGAGCTGGGTATGCGCCGACGGCATTTCAGCGACAGTCCCGGCAAAGGCAGCGCCGATTTCAGCCGACTTTCGTTCAAGGTCGGCATCAGCCGTCAGCCGTCCCAGGCGGATCAGGTTCAACATGGCCATTGAGTTCCCTGAAGGGACCGCCCCGTCATAAATCTCCTTCTGGCGGATGAGGAGACCCTCGGCATCATCGGCGGTGAAATAAAAACCGCCGCCAGCCGCGTCCCGGAAATGTTGCACCATTCCCCGGTTAATTTCGAGCGCGCTTCGGAGATAACCAACCTCAAAGGAGGTCTCGTACATCTCCAGCATTGCGTAAACCAGGAAAGCATGATCGTCCAGATTACCTTCAACCGCCGCCTCACCATCCCGGTAACGGTGCAGCAGCCGACCGTCAGGACTGCGCAGGCGGTTCAAAATAAAATCAGCGGCACGCCGGGCAGCAGCGGCATACTGCGGCGCGTCCAGGATACGGGCACCCTTAGCCAGCGCGGCTATCATCAAACCATTCCAGTCGGTTAATATCTTGTCGTCTTTGTCCGGATGGACCCTCTGATTGCGGCCGGCAAATAATTTCTGCCTTATACCATCAATACGTTCCTGGAAGTCTGTCAACCCCATCCCCGCTTCAGCAGCCATTTCCTCAACAGACCTGGCCAGGTACAGAATATTGTTGCCCGTTTTCACTCCCGACGCTTCGTCGGCAAAGTTCCCCTCTGCGGTGACATTAAACACCTTGACCGCCAGCTCCGCTTCGGCGGCGGACAGCAACTTACCCATTTCATCCCGCGTCCAGAGATAGAACTTGCCTTCTTCCCCCTCGCTATCAGCGTCCTCGGCCGAGTAAAATCCGCCTTCCGGCGACTGCATATCACGCAGAACGTAGCTGAATATCTCGCGGGCAGTTTCAGCATATTCCTCCCGTCCGGTCGCCTGATAAGCCTCGAGGTAAGCCGTCGCCAGGAGTGCCTGGTCGTAGAGCATCTTTTCAAAATGGGGCACCAGCCACCGCGCATCTGTCGAGTAGCGGTGAAAACCGAAACCGACATGGTCATAAATACCGCCAAACCGCATCGCCCGGAGCGTTTTCTCTGCCATGAACAGGGCATTCCCGTCACCGCTACGCTTCCAGTAACGCAACAAAAAGAGCAGATGGTGCGGGCTGGGGAATTTGGGGGCAGCTCCAAAACCGCCATGCTGACCATCAAAGCGCCCCGCCAGCTGCTGATAGGCCAGACGCAATACCGGCTCACCCGGCTCCGGGCCCGGCATACCTGAAGTCTCCCTTTGCAGAGCCGCCATAATCTGACCCGTTGAACTCAGTACCTCGGAGCGACGCTCTGTCCAGAGTTCCCGGACCCGCGGCACCAGTTCCAGCATTCCGATACGCCCGAAACGGGTCTTTCTTGGGATATAGGTACCGGCAAAGAACGGCTCCTTGTCCGGCGTCATGATAATGGTCAGCGGCCACCCCCCGCTGCCGGTCATCATCTGGCAGACTGCCATGTAGACCTTGTCGATGTCAGGGCGCTCCTCACGGTCTATCTTGACCGAAACGAAGGTCTCGTTAATCAACCTGGCAACTTCGGCATCCTCAAAGGACTCGTGAGCCATGACGTGGCACCAGTGGCAGGTCGAGTAGCCGATAGAGAGAAAGACCGGCCTGTTTTCCTCTCTGGCTTTAGTAAACGCCTCGTCTCCCCACGGGAACCAGTCCACCGGATTATCCGCGTGTTGCCGCAAATAGGGACTCTTCTCTCTCGCTAACCTGTTCCGAATATTCATCAACACCACTATACTACTTATTCTTACTGCTAATCTTAGCCGTTCGCGGGAGCTTTTGATATGACTTTTATCTAATTTGTGAAAGGCAAATCAAACCGGGAGTAAAGAATTTTACAAACGCTGCCGGGTATGCTAATTGATATATATATACCAACCGGGAGGTGACATAATGGACGGGAAAGAAATACTGGTTAACGGGTACGAGGATGTACAGGGAGCGCTGGAAAGTACGCTCGACGGGCTCACGGCTGAAGAGATGGACTGGCAACCCAGACCTGACTGCAACAGCATCGGTTGGACTGCCTGGCACCTGATACGCGTGGAGGATAGTCAGATTGCCTCCCTGATGGGGGAGGAGCAGCTCTGGACGAAGGGCGGATGGCATGGCCGGTTCAACCGGCCGGCTGACGCCGAAGACAGCGGATTCGGCCACACCCCGGAGGAGGTAGCCCAATTCAAATCTCCCGCTGTACAGGTATTTATTGACTACGGCAAGGCGGTATCTGAGCGTACCCGGCAATACCTCCTCGGTATGTCAGCAACCGACCTGGAGCGGCCGATAGGCGAGTACTGGGAGGGAACACCCGTTCAGACAGGCTGGCGTCTGCTCAGCGTCCTGGAAGACTGCCTGGAACACGCCGGACAGATGGCTTACGTGCGCGGTCTCCGTCAGGGTAAAGGGTGGCAGCCGTACTGAACAGCGGCACCCCTGAAATAGGGAAAAAGGAGCTGCACCATGGAAGGTTTGGAGGTCAGAAACTCAGGCCGTAAAGGAAGAGGGGTCTTTGCCAGCCGGGATTTCAGTGAAGGAGAGCTGATTGAAACGTGCCATGTCATCCTGTGCCCGGAGCAGGATACGGAGCACATCAACAGGACGTTTCTCTATAACTACTATTTCAACTGGGGACCGGAGCGGAACCGGGTAGCCGTTGCCCTCGGCTTTGGCTCTTTGTACAATCACTCTTATCACCCGAATGCCCGGTATGAAAAAGATCTAGCGAGAAATCTGGTAAATTTCCGGTGCCTGAAACCTATTACCAGAGGTGAAGAGATTACCGTAAATTACAACGAGAACCCCTCTGACAAGAGACCGGTCTGGTTTCTGAAGAGAAAGAGCGAAAAGAGATAGCGGGGAGTTTCCGTCTGCCGGAATTGGTGATCCCGGCGTACTATTCATGCTTGTGGGCTGTTACAGGCCGAACAATAACGCCAGCTTCCGGCGGACCCTCTTCCCGGCATTCAGGTTCCAGCAATTTATTACCGATAGCCGGAAACCGCCCGGAGGCATGGCATGAGCCTCCGGTGGGCTATCCTCATGAAAGGTGATCTGAATGCTGGAGACTTCAGGTTCTTCAAGCAATGCGGAAACCGACTTCCGGTCGGGATGGTGGTACCGCATACCGTGCCTGCCCCACAAGACCACGCTGTAGCCGGTACGTCTTGAGGCATCATCGAAGTACCACTCCCCGTTCGAATAGAGTCCGATGACGCTCTCGAGCCACCCCACACCGTAGAGGTCTACGAACTGATCACTGAACCGCAGGTGGCAGTCGATAATCAACCCGCCGATGGTCTCCAGATTGATCATTCCGGAATAGCCGGCTAAATACTTTTCTATCCATTCACCACAACTTTCCTCAACGGCAGGTAACGTCCCGGACTGTACTACCCAGTAATCAAAGGTGCCTCTGCCAGCCGGGATGCCCTTAGTATGCCGCCACCACACCGGCTTTCCCTGAATCACCGCCACATCACTGCTGATATGTTCACCTTCAAGGAGCCTCATCCACATACACTCACCGTCAAGACTCTGCCGCAATTCTGCCGGCGTGGTGATAACTCCGGTTCCAATCCCCATCCCCCTCAGGTTCTGCACCGGTTTGCCGAATACCGGAAACCGGGAAGGGACCGCCCCGTCTGTCCCGCATTCAATACCCTGGCTCCGGCAAATCAGCACCTTGTTATAGACCCAGCGGTGCTCTTCGTACAGTTCATAGGCCAGTTCATCATCGGTCGGTATGACTAAATCCTCAGGGCAGGATACGTCCTCAAAGTACTGATTACGCCAGGGGTCTCTTTCCACTATCGGCATATCATTCACGTCAATAACTTGAGTATATAGGAACTGTAGTTTCCTCGAATATATTTGTCAATATCGCACTTCAGATGGTTCAGTTCAGTAGTGTTGATACCATTTAGAGGGAAAAGGGAGATATATTCGCAGAAATGGGAACTCTACAATAAAATGGCTAATTTAACCTTAAGTATTGAAACGATATATAATTATGACGATATGAACGTCAGCTCATCAAAGTATTTGATGCAGTTAGGGTGGGACTCCTTTTTCGAGAAAGAGTTTCAGCTAACTGGCCTTGCTGATTCTATTCCGGCTAGAATTGCTTCCGAGTCCAAAGGTTCTTATCAAGTATATAGTCAATATGGTGAATTAACCGCTAAGATCTCGGGCAGACTGCGATACCGTGCCGGGACAGAAAAACAGTATCCAGCTGTAGGCGATTGGGTAGTTGTGAAACCGAAGATCGAAGAGCGGAAGTGTATAATTCAAGCCCTGCTACCAAGGAAGAGTAAGTTTTCCAGGAAGGTCGCCGGGGAACTAACGGAGGAACAAATAGTATCTGCTAATGTGGATACCGTTTTCATCGTAAACGGTCTGGACGGTGGTAGAAATTTCAACCTTCGCAGGATTGAGCGTTACCTGGCGCTCGCCTGGGGCAGTGGGGCTGTACCCGTTATTGTTCTGAATAAAGTAGATCTGTGCCCGGATGCCGATACATTTATTCGGAACGTCGAAGCTATCGCCCCGGGCGTATTCGTTCACCCTGTGAGTGCCAAGAAACGGATTGGACTGGATATGCTGAAGAATTACTTGATCGAAGGGCGTACAGTTGCCTTTCTGGGATCTTCTGGAGTCGGGAAGTCCGCTCTTATCAACGCTTTGCTTGGTGTTGAGAAGCAGAAAATAGGCGAAGTGCGAGACGATGACCGGATGGGCAGACATACTACAACCAGACGTGAGCTCATCATTCTTCCTGGCGGTGGAATGGTGATCGACACACCGGGAATGAGGGAGATCCAGATGTGGGCTAGTGAAGAAGACCTCCAGGGAACATTTCATGACATTGAAATGCTATCCAAAAGCTGTCGTTTTAGCGATTGCACTCACAAAGCGGAGTCGGGCTGTGCAGTGAAAGAAGCTGTCGAACGCGGTGACCTTGATCCAGCCAGGTTAGATAATTATCGGAAGCTGCAAAACGAGCTGAATTATCTGGCTTCAAGAGAGGAAGGCAGCACCCGGCTCCGTGAAAAGGCAAAGTGGAAGAAGATCTCCCAATGGGCAAAAGAAATACGAGACAAATAACGGCCGGTTATTCATTTACCCGCCACTTTTTTAAAGATGGCGTAATGCTTGAAGCGGATTATTATCTAGTAGTCAAGAAAAAGCGTTGACCTTGACTACAGAGCAGCCCCAAAAGTCCCTCGCTGTTTCATCTGATGAGGTCCTCCAGCGCCGAACCGGCGTCCGGGAACCGGAATTCAAATCCCAGCTCTGACAGGTGCCGCGGAATAGCTCGCTGCCCGTCCAGCAGAGCGGTCGCCATCTCACCGAAGAGCAGGCGCAAGGCTAGAGCAGGTACCGGAACGAACGCTGGTCGCCTGATCTGTTGCCCCAGCAGGCGGCTGAATTCCCTGTTAGTGAGTGGAACCGGCGCGGTCAAATTGAACGGACCGCTGGCAGCTTCGTTTTCTATAAGGAAGCGGATTGCGCCAACTTCATCAGCGATATGAATCCAGGGAAACCACTGCCGTCCGCTGCCCAGACGACCGCCAGCGAAGAAACGAAACGGCAGAAGCATCCGGGGTAAAGCGCCGCCTTGCCTGGTGAGGACTACTCCCGTGCGAATAATCGCCCGCCGCACCCCCAGCGCTTCCACCGGAGCCGATGAAGCCTCCCAGCCTGCGGCAAGCCGTGCCAGAAAATCATGTCCCGGCGGCGTCTCTTCTGTAATTTCTTCATCGCTACAGGAACCATAGTAACCGATACCCGAAGCCTGAATGACGATACGAGGTTTACGGACGGCCACTCTCACGGCCTCGATAACGGCCTGTCCCGCGTTCATGCGGCTCTGTAAAATTGCGTGCTTGCGCGCATCAGTCCAGCGGCCTGAGCTGATGTTCTCACCGGCAAGGTTAACGATGGCATCGGCGCCATCAGCCAGGGAGTTCCATCCGTCGATGGTGCGGCCGTCCCAACTTTCCGCGCGTGCTCCTGCCGGTAAGCCGGTAACACGCTCCGGCCGCCGGCTGAGAATTATAACCTCGTAGTCGGGAACCAGAAAGGCAGCAAGTGCCCGACCAATGAGTCCGCTACCACCGGTTATCAGGATACGCACTAACTCTTCCTTCCCGCGGCGATATTTCAGCATCGATAATAATGCAAATCAGATGCCTGTAACTCGGGGCGTGAATATATTCTTCACGGCGGTCTTTCATACATAAATATAATATATCCTGCTTCTGATTGGCCGCAACTCAGTTGCAGGACAACCTGCAATCCCTAACACTATCCGGGCTTGAGTACAAGGACTATTCATGGCGTGATGTTTCCTCCGTCATCACGTTCCGTACCGCTGGACGGTTCTGAGTCCGTTATCGGCTCCGGTTTGCGGGTCTCGGGAACGGGTTCGGTGTCCGGGGTAAGTGTTTGGTCATCTGGATTAGAGGCACCATCTTCTGCCGTACTATCATCCGGCGATGGTCCGGCCGGTTCAGTGGTCGTCCCGGTATCCGGCGCAGGCGCAGGGTCGGGTGGTCTGGTGGTGCCGCTATCGCTGGTCATGTTATCCTCTGGAGTTTGTCTGATTGGCGCTGGTTTCAGCGATGGTCTGGTAGGAGCTTCCGTAGTCCCATCCGGTGACGGAGTCAGTTCGGGCATTCGTATCGTACCCTGGCTGGATGGGTCAGCGGGACGAATCGGCACCGCGCGCTGTCTGGCGTATTCAGTCTCCACAACGGTCTCCGGGGCTTTTCCGGCCAGCGGTACCACTGACACGACTTTGCCGCCGAGTGAGGAGTCTTCAGCGGCATCGAGGTTGATGTGGATAACCCATCCCTGTCCGGCGACGCCTTTTAAGGTTTCTGCGTGCTCGAAGACCACGCTGCCGCCACGTCTCACCTGGATGCTCAGCGGGACAGCCTCCCCGGAGACAGCCCTGACCACTACCGCATACTCGCCGGGGGCAGGTTCCTCAACCGTAATTTGCTGCCGGTCAGGGGAAAGTGCAGCCTTTGAGCCGGTAATCTGGTTGAAAGCCAGGCCGCTGGGCAGGTAGCCGGTACTCGCGCCATTCGGGTCCCGGACCGAGCTGACTCCCGGTATGCCAGTTGAAACGGTTAGCTCGTTCTGAAACGCCCGCGCGGGCACGATGGCGGAAGGTGTTGCCCCCTGCCGTATATCGATGCGCTGTTCAGCCACCAGGCGTAACTCTTTATCAAGACCGATGACATCGATAGCCCCTTCGGTCACGGATAGCCTGGTGCGGCCGGACTCATCTACCTGCGTCCCGAAGGAAGTCCCCCGGGCTACCACTCTGACCTGAGGCATCTCTACCGCGAAATAAGGACTCTCTCCGCCTGCGGCCAGCACATGGTTCCACGTCCCCCCCGATTTCTGCTCCACCGCGATACGCACCGAACGCTGTTCCAGGTATTCCAGTTCACGGACGGTTACCTCTGTGTCCGGCTCCAGCTTCATGGTGCTGCCGTCAAAGAAGGTCAGCAGGGCATAAGAACCGGCATCAGTTCTTACCTGGGTACCGGCCGCCAGCTTCACACCGTCAGTTCCCTGCTCCCACGCGGTAGCACCGGCGGGCATTACTTCGGCGCTGCCCTTCAAGAGGCTGAGCGTATACTCCTGGGCATAAACCGGCTCAGGAGAAAATAAGGGGGAAACCAGCCAGAAGCCAAGCGCCGCCAGAACGATGACTATCGCAGGAACCAGGGGTCTGGCGATAAATCTGTGACCGAGCCAGGAAAGGCCGGGTATCCGGCGGTGTTCCCGGCTGGCATCCCTGGCTTCATTCCGGAGACGTGTCATAAGGCGGGCCTGCGACTTCTGCCGGAACTCCTCGGACGGAGAAACCCTGGGGACGGATAAGACGGTCAGCGCCATTCTCAGCCGCGGTTCCAGCTTCGCTCTGTATCGAGGATAATCGGCAAGACACTGCTCCACCGTCTCACCACGACTGAGACGGGCAAGACACCTATCAAGGATTTTCTGGATGTCATCCGTCATTACTTTTACCTCCCACCGTCAAGCCTCCGCCGCAGGCTATCCAGGGCTCGCATTTGCAGCGCTCTAACCGCTCCCTGGCGCTTCCCCAATATACGACCGATTTCATTATTGTCCGCTTCATTCAGGAATTTGAGCGTGATTATCTGTTTCTGAGCTTCCGGCAGGTCGGAAACCGCGTCCAGTACCTTCTGCCATTCCTCCACGGACTCTACTTCTCGCGTCGGATCTCCGTCGTCAGTAAAATCTAACCCTTCAAGGAATACCTCTCTGTGATTCCGGCGGATAGTGTCAATCGCCTGGTTTCGAGCGATTCGATACAGCCAGGCGGAGAAGGTTTCCTCTTTCCCCCGGCAGGACTTGATCCCCTTCCAGGCTTTGACGAAGACTTCTTCGGTGACATCTTCGGCCATCATCCTGTCACCAAGCTGGTAGAAGACGTAGCGGTAAATACGATCAAGGTAGATGCTATAGAGTGCGCCATAAGCCTCCACATCACCATCAATCGCTCGCTTGAGAATTCCGCTGATGTCGGGTCCGTCGGAAGGGACTGCCACAGTAGCGGTGTCGACCTCCTGTATTAGTAATACGAACGAATGCTGTATGTTGTTACGCGGCTATTCAACTTATTCTAGAAAACGATTAACCGGGGGAAAAGTTATCTTCCCACAAATATACATTGGTGTAAACTCTTATCTCAAAAATGACCACCATAACAAAGCAATATCCCTCTACGTATTAACTTTTAGAAAGAAAAAAGGAGGGCAACATGAAAAGACTGTTAATTCTAATTACCATTCTACTGGTCACCCTGACCGCATTCGCTGTTCCTGTAGCGGCGGCTGCTCCCGAGGGGGACGACCCACCTGACAACAGGCACGAACTGGCGGTAAGAGCACCGCGAGTCATCGGGATTGGTGAGAATGCCGAAATCACGGTAGTTGACCGGGATACCGGCAGACCGGTGAACAGGGCCGGGGTCTGGGCAGTCGCCTTCAGACAAGGTGGAAACGAACCCCTGCCGATCGCGGATGTGGCCTCGGCGCAGGAGGACGGTATTTCCCTGGGCTGGACTGACCATGACGGGAAAGTAATTCACGTCTTCGAGAAAGGCGGAGCCTCCCTGCTGATTGCGTTCAAGGACGGACATCTCCCGGGCTTTGCCTGGACATATGTTCAGTCTGCGAAACAACTGTACATCAGGACTCCTCAATCGGCTGCCGTAGGAGAACCTGTCACGATGGGCATATTTGAACGTAATACCGGCACGCCGGTAGCCGGTGCCGGGGTCTGGGCACTCCTCGCCGATGAGCCGACGATAGCTCCGAGCAGTAGAGATACGGTAGCCATCAACACCGAGACGGATGACCTTGCCGACACCGCCATGAAGAGAGGCATCTTCCTGGGCAGAACAAACAATGAAGGCCGGGTCACCCATACCTTCGAAAAAGCCGGAGGCTACTACCTGGTGGCTGTCAAGGACGGGTATGCTCCGGGTTATGGCAAGATCAGGATTGTTCCAACAACAAGACAGCTTTATATCAGGGCTCCACAATCAGCTATCATAGGAGAACCTGTTACGATGGGCGTCTTTGAATGGAATACCGGCACGCCGGTAGCCGGTGCCGGCGTCTGGGCGCTGCTCACCGATGGCTTCACAGTAGCGCCGGATAGAGAAGACCTGGCTGATATCGCCATGAAAAGGGGCATCTTCCTGGGCAGAACGGATGAAAAAGGGCTGGTGACCCACAAGTTCGAAAAAGCCGGCGGCTATTACCTGTTGGCCATCAAGGATGGGTATGCTCCGGGCTTCGGCAAGATTACTATCAGGCCATCAATCACTCCCAAGCCCATTCCGGTGCCGCAATCAAGCGTGCTCGAACCGGTGACCTCCAGGCCGCAACCCTTAGTTGAGACGGTTAAGAGAATGGTAACCAGATGGCTTCCCGCTCCGGATTCAAGGCCAAATCCGTAGTTTTCATCTCCTTCCCTTAACTTGTGTCTTCAGGTCAAGCTTTGCCTGGCAACCGGGGGCTACCTAGCCCCCGGTCTCGGTCTTTAAAGCTCGTCGTATGCCCTATGCCCTCTATGGGCATTTTTA
This is a stretch of genomic DNA from Dehalococcoidales bacterium. It encodes these proteins:
- a CDS encoding SET domain-containing protein; translated protein: MEGLEVRNSGRKGRGVFASRDFSEGELIETCHVILCPEQDTEHINRTFLYNYYFNWGPERNRVAVALGFGSLYNHSYHPNARYEKDLARNLVNFRCLKPITRGEEITVNYNENPSDKRPVWFLKRKSEKR
- a CDS encoding DUF2680 domain-containing protein; translated protein: MKKRFKVLGIGLGVAALLALTLGSTVFADAPEEVEPYAEGCYPGQGWHGELCSEAITDLLGLTHEEVWQQLQDGKSLVEIAAAQGVTEDELVGAITIAQREAVQSRVEAGVLTQEQANFMLQQMEQRIRVAVNTAGGFAGVNGHCGYGAAGTGLGYGMMHGWGNGTGTGYGMMGGWNNGTGYGGMMGGWGNGTGTGYGGMMNGRGLRFN
- a CDS encoding DinB family protein produces the protein MDGKEILVNGYEDVQGALESTLDGLTAEEMDWQPRPDCNSIGWTAWHLIRVEDSQIASLMGEEQLWTKGGWHGRFNRPADAEDSGFGHTPEEVAQFKSPAVQVFIDYGKAVSERTRQYLLGMSATDLERPIGEYWEGTPVQTGWRLLSVLEDCLEHAGQMAYVRGLRQGKGWQPY
- a CDS encoding thioredoxin domain-containing protein; this translates as MNIRNRLAREKSPYLRQHADNPVDWFPWGDEAFTKAREENRPVFLSIGYSTCHWCHVMAHESFEDAEVARLINETFVSVKIDREERPDIDKVYMAVCQMMTGSGGWPLTIIMTPDKEPFFAGTYIPRKTRFGRIGMLELVPRVRELWTERRSEVLSSTGQIMAALQRETSGMPGPEPGEPVLRLAYQQLAGRFDGQHGGFGAAPKFPSPHHLLFLLRYWKRSGDGNALFMAEKTLRAMRFGGIYDHVGFGFHRYSTDARWLVPHFEKMLYDQALLATAYLEAYQATGREEYAETAREIFSYVLRDMQSPEGGFYSAEDADSEGEEGKFYLWTRDEMGKLLSAAEAELAVKVFNVTAEGNFADEASGVKTGNNILYLARSVEEMAAEAGMGLTDFQERIDGIRQKLFAGRNQRVHPDKDDKILTDWNGLMIAALAKGARILDAPQYAAAARRAADFILNRLRSPDGRLLHRYRDGEAAVEGNLDDHAFLVYAMLEMYETSFEVGYLRSALEINRGMVQHFRDAAGGGFYFTADDAEGLLIRQKEIYDGAVPSGNSMAMLNLIRLGRLTADADLERKSAEIGAAFAGTVAEMPSAHTQLMVAVDFAAGPSYEVIIVGDPQGDDTGEILRALNRSFIPNKVVMLRPIGESAGIDSIVPFIRNYSGIKGMATVYVCRNYQCQLPATDTASMLELLGASR
- a CDS encoding response regulator transcription factor — encoded protein: MKKILVVDDEKKIVEIVKAYLEKEGYKVMAAYDGKSALESARRDLPDLIILDLMLPEVSGWDVCRELRRESDVPVIMLTARDDITDKVIGLELGADDYITKPFDPKEVISRVRAVLRRSEGKVVSGTALQVGDITVDVDRRLVRRADQPVELTPIEFDLLKMMAGSPGRVYSRMQLLDGVKGDAYEGYERTVDSHIKNLRKKLEPDPEHPRYIKTVYGVGYKLEEQRSA
- the rsgA gene encoding ribosome small subunit-dependent GTPase A; its protein translation is MANLTLSIETIYNYDDMNVSSSKYLMQLGWDSFFEKEFQLTGLADSIPARIASESKGSYQVYSQYGELTAKISGRLRYRAGTEKQYPAVGDWVVVKPKIEERKCIIQALLPRKSKFSRKVAGELTEEQIVSANVDTVFIVNGLDGGRNFNLRRIERYLALAWGSGAVPVIVLNKVDLCPDADTFIRNVEAIAPGVFVHPVSAKKRIGLDMLKNYLIEGRTVAFLGSSGVGKSALINALLGVEKQKIGEVRDDDRMGRHTTTRRELIILPGGGMVIDTPGMREIQMWASEEDLQGTFHDIEMLSKSCRFSDCTHKAESGCAVKEAVERGDLDPARLDNYRKLQNELNYLASREEGSTRLREKAKWKKISQWAKEIRDK
- a CDS encoding TIGR01777 family oxidoreductase; the encoded protein is MRILITGGSGLIGRALAAFLVPDYEVIILSRRPERVTGLPAGARAESWDGRTIDGWNSLADGADAIVNLAGENISSGRWTDARKHAILQSRMNAGQAVIEAVRVAVRKPRIVIQASGIGYYGSCSDEEITEETPPGHDFLARLAAGWEASSAPVEALGVRRAIIRTGVVLTRQGGALPRMLLPFRFFAGGRLGSGRQWFPWIHIADEVGAIRFLIENEAASGPFNLTAPVPLTNREFSRLLGQQIRRPAFVPVPALALRLLFGEMATALLDGQRAIPRHLSELGFEFRFPDAGSALEDLIR
- a CDS encoding HAMP domain-containing protein; the encoded protein is MRSLSWKLGVALLLMVVVSVGLMAYLTNRSTTREFQQYVSQGNLMYARMVADNLGEFYAGEQGWGDIQEVMATSLRSAGERILVADRSGVIMADTDRQWLGRQIQETGLSGGVVITASGEAVGELYLLVSGRQGMGMGHMGGAGAHMMPMMLGAEEDFLDRVNDSLWQAGLIAAGVALLVGLVLTRQITRPVRNLISGVRHIAGGELGYRVPVRSRDEIGELSD